The genomic interval ATGCGGCCCACAAATAATTCCATGTGAGTTTTTCTCGCAGATAAAATACCGAAAAAGGAACAAAAATACTGAGGGTAATCACTTCCTGCACAATTTTTAACTGACCGACATTCATGACCTCATGACCAATACGGTTTGCCGGAACCTGGATGAGATACTCAAACAATGCGATGCCCCAACTGACCAGAGCCGCAAAGATCCAGGGTTTTTCGGCCATATTTTTCAAATGCCCATACCAGGCAAAGGTCATGAACACATTGGAGCAACAAAGCAACCCTATTGTCAATAAATACGACCGCATATTTTTTACACCTTCACAGAGTTATCAAATACTTGGGTTTCGTATTCATGAAAAAATTAATGAAGTTGAAGAGGATTGCCTAATTGAATTTCGAATCCGCAGGCTCTGGCAGTTTCAGTCAGTGGTGATAATTGAAATTTTTCATGTCCCAATAGTTCTGTCAAAGCAGAAATCAGGGCTTGTTGCAGGGCTTGTTGATGAGCCACTGAAACAGGCATCTGCGTTCGATCATTAATCATCAACTGAAGTTGTTGCACATTTTTAGAAATTGATGCTGGAAATTTTGAATCAACCGCCAGTTTTTTGGAATATTCCCATGATTGTTTTAAAACCGATTTAAGCTTTTCAGAAAGCGTTCCCTCCAGACCACTGCGATGAGCATAGAGAATTCCCGGTTTGTTGTCCGTCAGATCAAAACTGAAAATTCTGACAGTGCCAAACAAAACGACTCCGGGACCATAAGGCATATGCAGATAGTCCGCAAGATCCAGCCATTGTGCGTCCTGTTCTTTCCATGTTTGAAAAATATCAAGCAGGGGTTCCAGTTTGGTTTTTTGTGCGGTTTCCGTATACAGTTTTACATTGATTCGTTGAATATTTTCCATAGCTCCTGTTTCACAATATTTGTGTGATAAAAATGGTTTAATTCCAGAAATAAGGATTACTGCGCTTTCTGCGCGATTCTACTGTAAACGACATTGGCTTCTTCAACAAATAACGTCGAATGTTCGACACGGAAACGGGCGTTTTCTTCGTTCACAACGACTGTGGAACCATCCACCGATGAAAAGAAATATTCTGCGTATTTAATGAAAAATATACTGGTGCTGACAAATTTTTCACGAAATTTTTCAACAGTACTGTAATCACCAAATTCCTCAAATCCCTGTGTAAGCAACAACGCTTTTGCGGATTTTTCCATGGCGGAGGTGGACAGGTCAAAAGCATCCTGAAAACGTCCGCTTTCCAGACACAAGGTTGCCTGTGCGTTTTGTCGGTCACATTCTTCCAGCAAAAATTCTGTACGAGGCACCATTTCCCCAGCGCATTCGCCCTGCCCGGTAACCACCTTGAATTCACGGGTTCTTCGGGAATCAGTAAAAAACTCAGGGTGTTCCTCAAAGGATGGCAGACTCATTAAATCTTCCAGTTCCTGTTTAACACGTTGTTTTCCAACACGTTGCATGAAGCCGGAAAAAACTTCATCCTGTTGACGTTCATTCTTAAATAATTGTTCAATGCGTTGGATGGCCTCCGGAATATTATGTGGGGAAATTTTTCCAACGGCCAAACCATAAGATTTTGCGTTTTCAGTGGTTGTTCCACCCAAAATCATTTGAAAGACAGGCGCTGTTTTTCCCTGTTTGGATTGTGCAGAACCAAAGAATCCCAGATCCGCGATGTGGTGCTGGCCACAGGAATTGGGGCAACCGCTGATTTTGATTTTCATATCTTTGCTTTCAGCCAGATCGCTCATTTCATTCTGGAATTTATCATTAAGCACAGAGGCCAGTCCTCTGGATGCCGCAATACCAAGTTTGCAAGATTCACTGCCGGGACAAGAGGTAATATCCCCCAGGGTATTCGCCAGACCATGGTATCCAAGCTGTTTGAGATCTGCAAACAAAGCGGGAAGGTCGCCATCAGCAACCCAACGAAAAAGAAGATTCTGCTCCACACTGAAACGGATGCTGTCCTTGATGTATTTTCGGGAAATATCAGCCAGAGATCTGAGAGAGGTCGCACCAATGTCGCCCAAGGGTAAAAACACATGAACCACTGAATATCCCGTTTCTTTCTGATGTTCCACATTGGCCTTGTACCAGCGTTTGAATTCAGCACTCTGCGAATCCAGATCAAGCGTTGACGGGGCTTTCAAAGGTGCCTCAGAATATTCCGCATAGCGTGAAAGGACCGTATCTCTAAAACTGTCTGCTTTGGGCAATTTAGATCGTTCCACTTCAATCATTTTGAAGGTTTCCTCGATACCGAATTTGTCAACCACAAATTTGAATCTTGCCTTATTTCTGTTTTTTCGTTCGCCATGCCGTGTAAACACGCGGGCAATTGCCTGAATAACAGCAAAGATCTCATTTCTCGGAATAAAATCATACAACAGACGACCTTGCCGGGGAACCGCGCCCAACCCGCCACCAATGTACATTTCAAACCCTTTGACTGGAATACCGTCTACCATTTTTATTTTGGCGATAGCCCCCATATCATGCATTCTGGCGAGTCCACACATTTCACCCGCGCAACCGGAATAGGCAATTTTAAATTTTCTACTGAAATCCTGGGCTTCAGGATGTTCCAGCAGAAAATCCGCCATAGCCAGTGCATCGGGAGTCACATCGAACGATTCAGTGGCACAAGCTCCGGTTTTGGGACAGGCACACACATTTCTGACCACGTTGCCACAGGCTTCACGTGTTGTAATACCCACTTCGGCCAAACGGCGCATCATTTCAGGTGTGTTGCGAATATCCACGTTATGATACTGAATATCCTGTCTGGTTGTGACATGAGACACACCATCCGCGATTTCTTCAGAAAGATCAGCTAGCGTTTCCAGTTGCCTGACAGACACCATTCCCAGAGGGAGTTTGATTCTGATCATCTGAACTCCGCTCTGGCGTTGTCCATAAACCCCATAACGCAAGCGGAACTCCGTGAAGATAAGCTCTGGAACATCCCCTTTGAGCCATCGGTTCAGCTCTGTTTCATAGAGGTCAATCGTTTGCTGAATGTTATGGAATTGCGCGACATTCTGCCACTCTTGCGTTGATGTGACTTGGGTTTGCATAAGACAATCCTGGAAAACGGGTTAAAGAAGGGTAAAAGAATCAATTTGGATGGGGTACCGTAAATCAAATTAGAAAAAAATAAAGACAGGATATGTTCTGTTCTGATTATTTATGAGAATGCGGCCTTGAGGTTTTGCAACCCGCTTAAAATGGAATAATCAGGATAATTTTTATTTTGAAATTTGACGGGATACAAAGTTTTGTTTCCCTGCATTTTACAGGGAAACAATCAGGATGGAAAACATGACTTACAATTCTGATCAGGCAGACGCTGTTTCCTTGGATGCGGAGAGCTTTTGCAACGCATTCGCAAGCCTTGACTTATAGCGTGCGGCAGTTCCATGTTGCAGAATGCCCTTGGTCACAGCTTTGTCGATTGTTTTCTGAATGGATGGAAATGATGTTTGTGCTTCGCCTACATCACCTTTTTCAAGCAATGTTCGGAATTTTTTAATACTGGTTCTCAAGGCTGAACGCAGAGAACGATTTCTTTCATATCTTTTTTTAGTTTGTTCCACTCGTTTGATCGCTGATTTATGACTTGGCATAGGTTTGATCCTCAAAAGGCGTTAATAAAATGCTCAATGACAGGTGAATTCCCGGAATACTGAACACTTATGACATCAAATCTGGGTTGCAACTGAAACAACTTGCGCTGATTTATAAAATACAATCCCAGTTGATGCAGTTTTGTCTGTTTTTTACGGGTCACCGACAACGATGGATGAATTTCCCTCCCTGAACGGGTTTTGACCTCACAAAAAATCAGATATTCTTCGTGGGCGGCAATAATATCAATTTCGCCCAATACACATCGAAAATTTGTTTCAATAATTTGATAATGCTTCTGTTCCAGATGCATTACAGCCAAAGCTTCTCCCTTTTGTCCAAGGCTCTTACTTTGCTGAGTCATGGCGTTGGGAAAAGAGATAATTGTGTTTGAGACAACACTGAACGACAAAAAGAACGACGATGTATTGGACTCAAGCCATGAATTTGTATAGCCTGTCTATGCTTGGCCGTGGGATATCCCTTGTGCTGTTCAAAATCCCATTCAGGATAGCGTTTTGACCAGCCTTTCATAATCCGGTCTCTCGCAACTTTGGCCAGCACCGAGGCCGCCGCAATACTCATGGAGATGGCATCACCCCTGACAACAGTTTTTCCCTTGATTGAAAGAGGAGGATACTGATTTCCATCCACCAACACATAATCAGGATGAACTCTCAATTTATCAACAGCCAGCTTCATCCCGGTCAAAGTCGCCTGCAAAATGTTGATCTTGTCAATTTCAGCGGGACTCATCACTTGTATCGAATAGCTTTGAGCCTGAGTCCGGATAATATTGAATAATAATTCTCTTTGTTTTTCTGAGAGTTTCTTGGAATCATTGAGCGGATGTGAGATATCCCAATGCGCACCCAGTATCACCGCCGCAACCACCACAGGTCCAGCCAGAGGACCACGACCCGCTTCATCCACTCCGGCGATACAGCGGAATCCTTCTGAAACCGCCTGTTGCTCAATTTGAAGATTTGGAAGATTTTGTGGAGACGCCAAGTCTCTCTTTGATCCGTGCCGCTTTTCCACTCAATTCTCTCAAATAATACAATTTTGCCTGGCGAACAGCACCAACCTTCATCACTTCCACATTTTCAACCCTGGGGGAATGAAGTGGAAAAGTTCGCTCTACACCATGACCCTGGGTGACTTTACGTACAGTGAATGTCGCATTGGCGTTATTTTTGCCGCGATGTTTACTGATCACGACGCCAACAAATGGCTGAATTCGTTCTTTTTCACCTTCAACAATGCGGTACAGGACTTTCACAGTGGAACCTACCTGAAACTCAGGAATGGTTTTGCGAACCTGTGATTTCTCAACTATTTTCATAAGATCTGACATGTTTAATCTCAATTAAGATGTTGCAAGACACGCAAGAATGATTCTTGCCTAATGGAGTAAATCCGGACGCCGTTTCAACGTTCTGAGACGAATCTGATCCTGACGCCATTCATGAATATTTTGGTGATGCCCTGACAACAACACGTCCGGGACGGTCATCCCCCTGAATGTTTCAGGACGAGTGTACTGAGGATATTCCAGATACCCTTCCGCAAAGGATTCCTGCTCCAGAGAACTTTGATTTCCCAACACTCCGGGAATTAAACGACTGATCACTTCTATCATCAGCATGGCAATCACTTCACCACCTAAAGTGATAAAATCGCCACCTGAAATTTCTTCATCAACCTGGGTGCGGATACGTTCATCAAATCCTTCATATCGTCCACAAATCAGCATGATTGCAGGGTATTGATCCAGTAATCTTCCAGCGGTTTTCTGGGAAAAACGCTCGCCCTGTGGCGTCAGCAAAACTTTTCCCACAGAGGAGTAGTTTGTTTCCAACCTTTTCTGGCAGCTTTCAATAGCGTGAATGACAGGTTCAGGTCTCAAAACCATTCCAGGTCCGCCACCATAGGGAAGATCGTCAACCTTGTGATGTTTTCCCAGGCCATGTTCTCTGAAATTGTAAAAACCAATGGAAAATATTTGTTTTTCCAGTGCTTTACAAATCAAACTTTCTGACAGAAAAGACTTAAAAATCTCTGGAAACAGCGTCAATACTTCAAAATGCATCTGTACCGGAAGACGGATCATTCGCATTATCAAACATGCCGTCCAAGGGCTGGACCAAGATTAATTTCTGATCAATATTCACGCTTTTGACCACATCTTTAGTCACGGGGATCAGGATTTCCCGTTCCTGTTTCTTCACGACATACACATCATTGGCACCTGTTTCAAACACATCAGTCAACAGGCCCAGCAGATGACCTTCCATGTCTTCAACCCTACAACCGATAAGTTCATGAAGAAAAACCTCATCGTCAGCCAATGGTCGCAATGCCTTGTCAGGAAGAAAAACTCTGCTTCTCAGACATGACTCTACAGCATTCCGTGATTCCAGATCACTGAACTGTACCAACCACATGTTTTTATGAGTTCGTATTCTCCGAATTTCATGGGCTTGCAAACCTTGGGAAGTTTCAATCCAGAATGATTCAGCATCCAGATAATATTCTGGTGTGTCTGTGAGAGGAGAAATACGCAGTTCACCCTGCACCCCATGAGGTGCTACAATGGTTCCAATCCAGGTAAAATCCGGATAATTTGTGGAAAA from SAR324 cluster bacterium carries:
- the rplS gene encoding 50S ribosomal protein L19, translated to MSDLMKIVEKSQVRKTIPEFQVGSTVKVLYRIVEGEKERIQPFVGVVISKHRGKNNANATFTVRKVTQGHGVERTFPLHSPRVENVEVMKVGAVRQAKLYYLRELSGKAARIKERLGVSTKSSKSSN
- the rpsT gene encoding 30S ribosomal protein S20 — translated: MPSHKSAIKRVEQTKKRYERNRSLRSALRTSIKKFRTLLEKGDVGEAQTSFPSIQKTIDKAVTKGILQHGTAARYKSRLANALQKLSASKETASA
- the trmD gene encoding tRNA (guanosine(37)-N1)-methyltransferase TrmD: MHFEVLTLFPEIFKSFLSESLICKALEKQIFSIGFYNFREHGLGKHHKVDDLPYGGGPGMVLRPEPVIHAIESCQKRLETNYSSVGKVLLTPQGERFSQKTAGRLLDQYPAIMLICGRYEGFDERIRTQVDEEISGGDFITLGGEVIAMLMIEVISRLIPGVLGNQSSLEQESFAEGYLEYPQYTRPETFRGMTVPDVLLSGHHQNIHEWRQDQIRLRTLKRRPDLLH
- a CDS encoding nitrite/sulfite reductase gives rise to the protein MQTQVTSTQEWQNVAQFHNIQQTIDLYETELNRWLKGDVPELIFTEFRLRYGVYGQRQSGVQMIRIKLPLGMVSVRQLETLADLSEEIADGVSHVTTRQDIQYHNVDIRNTPEMMRRLAEVGITTREACGNVVRNVCACPKTGACATESFDVTPDALAMADFLLEHPEAQDFSRKFKIAYSGCAGEMCGLARMHDMGAIAKIKMVDGIPVKGFEMYIGGGLGAVPRQGRLLYDFIPRNEIFAVIQAIARVFTRHGERKNRNKARFKFVVDKFGIEETFKMIEVERSKLPKADSFRDTVLSRYAEYSEAPLKAPSTLDLDSQSAEFKRWYKANVEHQKETGYSVVHVFLPLGDIGATSLRSLADISRKYIKDSIRFSVEQNLLFRWVADGDLPALFADLKQLGYHGLANTLGDITSCPGSESCKLGIAASRGLASVLNDKFQNEMSDLAESKDMKIKISGCPNSCGQHHIADLGFFGSAQSKQGKTAPVFQMILGGTTTENAKSYGLAVGKISPHNIPEAIQRIEQLFKNERQQDEVFSGFMQRVGKQRVKQELEDLMSLPSFEEHPEFFTDSRRTREFKVVTGQGECAGEMVPRTEFLLEECDRQNAQATLCLESGRFQDAFDLSTSAMEKSAKALLLTQGFEEFGDYSTVEKFREKFVSTSIFFIKYAEYFFSSVDGSTVVVNEENARFRVEHSTLFVEEANVVYSRIAQKAQ
- a CDS encoding YraN family protein, with translation MAVMHLEQKHYQIIETNFRCVLGEIDIIAAHEEYLIFCEVKTRSGREIHPSLSVTRKKQTKLHQLGLYFINQRKLFQLQPRFDVISVQYSGNSPVIEHFINAF
- a CDS encoding DMT family protein, which produces MRSYLLTIGLLCCSNVFMTFAWYGHLKNMAEKPWIFAALVSWGIALFEYLIQVPANRIGHEVMNVGQLKIVQEVITLSIFVPFSVFYLREKLTWNYLWAAFCLMGAVFFIFREKWSG
- the rimM gene encoding 16S rRNA processing protein RimM, giving the protein MKKKRFSTNYPDFTWIGTIVAPHGVQGELRISPLTDTPEYYLDAESFWIETSQGLQAHEIRRIRTHKNMWLVQFSDLESRNAVESCLRSRVFLPDKALRPLADDEVFLHELIGCRVEDMEGHLLGLLTDVFETGANDVYVVKKQEREILIPVTKDVVKSVNIDQKLILVQPLDGMFDNANDPSSGTDAF
- a CDS encoding ribonuclease HII, whose translation is MASPQNLPNLQIEQQAVSEGFRCIAGVDEAGRGPLAGPVVVAAVILGAHWDISHPLNDSKKLSEKQRELLFNIIRTQAQSYSIQVMSPAEIDKINILQATLTGMKLAVDKLRVHPDYVLVDGNQYPPLSIKGKTVVRGDAISMSIAAASVLAKVARDRIMKGWSKRYPEWDFEQHKGYPTAKHRQAIQIHGLSPIHRRSFCRSVLSQTQLSLFPTP